A genomic region of Eucalyptus grandis isolate ANBG69807.140 chromosome 5, ASM1654582v1, whole genome shotgun sequence contains the following coding sequences:
- the LOC104441356 gene encoding pentatricopeptide repeat-containing protein At1g02150 → MLLQPSLHNRNPSISPSLSYSRPLQSRVSQIILRQSSSPFKPPAISCSVSQVHSYNTMDYERRPMVKWNAVFKRISLMENPELGAASVLNQCEDEGKKLTKWELCRVVKELRKYKRYKLALEVYDWMNNRGERFRLSASDAAIQLDLIAKVRGISSAEDFFLKLPDALKDRRIYGALLNAYVRAKMKEKAESLIEKMREKGYAMHALPFNVMMTLYMNLKDYGKVDALVSEMIEKNIQLDMYSYNIWLSSRGAQGSVEGMEQVFEQMKLDSMINPNWTTFSTMATMYIKMGQLEKAEDCLKKVESRITGRDRIPYHYLISLYGTVGNKEETYRVWNTYKSVFPTIPNLGYHALISSLVRIGDIEGAEKMYEEWLSVRTSFDPRIGNLLMNFYVKEGKLDKAEGILDQMVELGGKPNSTTWEILAEGHTKERRISEAFSCFKDAFLADGWKSWRPKPVTLSYFFDLCEEEGNLETKEALVGLLRQSGFLEDKTYSSSVGLSNGALKDEAGSQDEGDGSEELLNQLQSSI, encoded by the exons ATGCTGCTCCAACCTTCTCTCCACAACCGCAACCCTTCCATCTCGCCCTCCCTCTCCTACTCCCGCCCTCTGCAATCGAGGGTCTCCCAAATCATCCTCCGCCAGAGCTCGAGCCCCTTCAAGCCGCCCGCGATATCGTGCTCGGTGTCGCAGGTCCACAGCTACAACACCATGGACTACGAGCGGCGGCCCATGGTGAAGTGGAACGCCGTGTTCAAGAGGATATCGCTCATGGAGAACCCCGAGCTCGGGGCGGCCTCCGTGCTGAACCAGTGCGAGGACGAGGGCAAGAAGCTGACCAAGTGGGAGCTCTGTCGGGTGGTCAAGGAGCTGAGGAAGTACAAGCGGTACAAGCTGGCTCTTGAG GTGTATGATTGGATGAACAATAGAGGAGAGAGGTTCAGATTATCTGCCAGTGATGCTGCCATTCAATTGGATCTGATCGCCAAAGTGCGCGGCATTTCTAGTGCTGAAGATTTCTTCTTGAAGCTACCGGATGCTTTGAAGGACAGAAGGATATATGGGGCTCTTCTCAATGCGTATGTGCGTGccaaaatgaaagagaaggcAGAATCCTTgattgagaaaatgagagagaaaggcTATGCCATGCATGCTCTCCCATTTAATGTGATGATGACCCTCTACATGAATCTTAAGGATTATGGAAAAGTTGATGCTCTGGTGTCAGAAATGATAGAGAAGAATATACAACTTGATATGTACTCATACAACATTTGGTTATCATCTCGTGGGGCCCAGGGATCTGTGGAAGGAATGGAGCAAGTTTTCGAACAGATGAAACTCGACAGCATGATCAACCCCAACTGGACAACATTTAGCACGATGGCAACAATGTATATTAAGATGGGACAGCTGGAAAAGGCTGAGGATTGCTTGAAAAAGGTGGAGAGTCGAATCACTGGCCGAGATCGGATTCCTTATCATTATCTCATTAGTCTGTATGGTACTGTTGGTAACAAGGAGGAAACATACAGGGTATGGAATACTTACAAATCAGTTTTTCCCACTATCCCGAACCTTGGATACCATGCCTTGATATCGTCTCTTGTCCGGATTGGCGATATCGAGGGGGCAGAAAAGATGTACGAGGAATGGCTTTCGGTGAGGACATCTTTTGACCCTAGGATAGGAAACCTTCTCATGAACTTCTAcgttaaagaaggaaaattggaCAAAGCTGAGGGCATTCTTGATCAAATGGTTGAATTGGGAGGAAAGCCGAATTCAACTACATGGGAGATTCTCGCAGAAGGTCATACTAAAGAAAGAAGGATTTCTGAGGCTTTTTCTTGCTTTAAGGACGCATTTTTAGCTGATGGGTGGAAAAGTTGGAGGCCTAAGCCGGTGACTCTGTCTTATTTCTTCGACCTTTGTGAGGAAGAAGGTAATTTGGAAACCAAAGAGGCTTTAGTAGGGTTGTTGAGGCAGTCAGGATTTCTTGAAGATAAAACTTATTCGTCATCTGTTGGCTTATCTAATGGAGCTCTGAAAGATGAAGCTGGATCCCAGGATGAGGGTGATGGATCTGAGGAGCTGCTCAACCAACTGCAGAGTAGCATCTGA